The following proteins come from a genomic window of Chryseobacterium glaciei:
- a CDS encoding DUF1223 domain-containing protein, translating into MILKNLIGTAAFIALMFIVSAFVYKNKTEESHNNLSSKNNGFAVLELFTSEGCSSCPPADALMGQIAEEYKDKPVYILAYHVDYWNKLGWKDRFSSPQNSQRQQDYSNKLSSQVYTPQLVVNGKSEFVGSDKNAVENAISNALFGSEDITIDLKAKIISKEITFDYKISALNSKNKLLITFVEKNSSTNVGGGENEGRHLQHWQIVQKQYPVLLNSAEGTIKFPLPNNFNTNDWEVIGLVQNTKSGEIVSSTKALFQ; encoded by the coding sequence ATGATACTAAAAAACTTAATAGGAACAGCCGCTTTTATAGCATTGATGTTCATAGTCTCCGCTTTTGTTTACAAGAATAAAACTGAAGAATCCCATAACAATTTATCATCCAAAAACAACGGTTTTGCCGTCCTGGAATTGTTCACTTCAGAAGGCTGCTCAAGCTGTCCGCCTGCCGATGCTTTGATGGGGCAAATTGCAGAAGAATACAAAGACAAGCCTGTTTATATTCTCGCTTACCATGTTGATTACTGGAATAAACTGGGCTGGAAAGATCGTTTCAGTAGTCCTCAAAACTCTCAACGTCAGCAAGATTACAGCAATAAATTAAGTTCTCAGGTGTACACTCCACAACTTGTTGTTAATGGAAAAAGTGAATTCGTAGGTTCTGATAAAAACGCTGTAGAAAATGCTATTTCCAATGCTTTATTTGGTTCAGAAGACATTACAATTGATTTAAAAGCTAAAATTATTTCTAAAGAAATCACTTTTGATTATAAAATTTCAGCGTTGAATTCTAAAAATAAGCTTTTGATCACTTTTGTAGAAAAAAATTCGTCAACCAATGTTGGCGGAGGCGAAAATGAAGGCAGGCATCTACAGCATTGGCAGATCGTTCAAAAACAATATCCGGTTTTATTAAATAGCGCGGAAGGAACTATAAAATTTCCACTTCCTAATAATTTCAATACGAATGATTGGGAGGTAATCGGATTGGTTCAGAATACGAAAAGCGGGGAAATTGTAAGCTCTACGAAAGCTTTATTTCAATAA
- a CDS encoding LytR/AlgR family response regulator transcription factor, with protein MNIIIIEDEFRAAKSLQNLLLELKPDSKIIDVYDSIETSVEALSKGIKADLIFMDIQLSDGLSFEIFKQVEITFPVVFCTAFDQYMLDAFKSKGVDYVLKPFSRDDIAEALKKVDELKTFFQKNELPELEALLQKINQPQSSGKTSFLVFKNQKYTTIPTENIAYFYIHNEITHLMTFDKQQFQLSQTLGQVAEQVSQKQFFRVNRQYIINFTAIKEMEHYFQRKILVKLTVETPEQLLINKEKSHSFFTWLEDR; from the coding sequence ATGAATATAATCATTATTGAAGATGAATTTCGAGCAGCTAAATCACTTCAAAATTTATTGTTAGAATTAAAACCTGATTCCAAGATCATTGATGTTTACGACAGCATTGAAACCAGCGTTGAAGCTTTATCAAAAGGCATCAAAGCTGATTTGATCTTTATGGACATTCAACTTTCAGACGGACTTTCTTTTGAAATTTTCAAGCAAGTAGAAATTACCTTTCCGGTAGTTTTTTGTACTGCTTTTGACCAATATATGCTGGATGCTTTTAAAAGTAAAGGCGTAGATTATGTTTTAAAACCATTTTCGCGAGACGATATTGCCGAAGCCTTAAAAAAAGTAGACGAATTAAAGACGTTTTTTCAAAAAAATGAATTACCTGAATTGGAAGCGCTTCTGCAAAAGATTAATCAGCCACAATCGAGTGGTAAAACCAGTTTTTTAGTTTTTAAAAATCAAAAATACACAACAATTCCAACAGAAAACATTGCTTATTTTTATATTCATAATGAAATTACACATCTTATGACCTTTGATAAACAGCAATTTCAGCTGAGTCAAACGTTAGGACAAGTTGCAGAACAGGTTTCTCAAAAACAATTTTTCAGGGTTAACCGACAATACATTATAAATTTCACTGCAATCAAAGAAATGGAGCATTATTTTCAGCGAAAAATTCTCGTTAAATTAACCGTTGAAACTCCCGAACAGCTCTTAATTAATAAAGAAAAATCACACAGTTTTTTCACTTGGCTAGAAGATCGTTAA
- a CDS encoding sensor histidine kinase, which yields MQQQKIKISQAIIWISSLFLGILSSVPQLASHDFNLKEAIVNSAITSAFSVIMWYLNIYMLNRNSGKRRQNISYSRLMIVLAFGMVIMFGLAWIQQLILSHINFGPTMLMIEVRGILINLVCYMFLTLLQNNYAGQQVQLELEKVKSDNLGAQYELLKQQVNPHFLFNSLNTLKSMVETQDSESVDFIMKLSDFYRFTLESRKLDLITVQEEMKTLDSYLFLQKARFGEGITFTNELNDEVLKTLIPPFTLQLLVENCIKHNIVSKSKPLHIKIYNTEDKIIIENPIQRKMIPEDSLGVGLNNVNMRYKHLLEKEINILDDEKIFQIKLPFIHEYNHY from the coding sequence ATGCAACAACAAAAAATAAAAATTTCACAAGCCATCATTTGGATAAGTTCCTTGTTTTTAGGGATATTATCTTCTGTTCCGCAATTGGCGTCGCATGACTTTAACCTGAAAGAAGCTATCGTTAATTCGGCTATAACATCGGCATTTTCAGTGATTATGTGGTACCTCAACATTTATATGCTAAATCGGAATTCAGGGAAAAGAAGACAGAATATTTCTTATTCAAGATTGATGATTGTTTTAGCTTTCGGGATGGTTATAATGTTTGGTTTGGCTTGGATTCAACAGCTTATTTTATCACATATTAATTTTGGTCCAACTATGCTAATGATTGAGGTTCGTGGGATTTTAATCAACCTTGTTTGCTATATGTTTTTAACGTTGCTTCAAAACAATTATGCAGGTCAACAAGTTCAGCTTGAATTGGAAAAAGTGAAAAGTGATAATCTTGGTGCTCAATATGAATTGTTAAAACAACAGGTCAATCCTCATTTTCTTTTTAACAGCTTAAATACTTTAAAATCAATGGTTGAAACTCAGGATTCAGAATCTGTTGATTTCATTATGAAACTTTCTGATTTTTATCGTTTTACCTTAGAAAGCAGAAAACTAGATCTTATCACCGTTCAGGAAGAAATGAAAACTTTGGATTCGTATCTTTTCCTGCAAAAAGCGCGTTTTGGTGAAGGAATTACATTTACTAATGAATTAAATGATGAAGTTTTAAAAACATTAATTCCGCCTTTTACATTACAATTATTAGTTGAAAATTGTATTAAACATAATATTGTTTCGAAAAGCAAACCTTTACATATTAAGATTTATAATACCGAAGATAAAATCATTATTGAAAACCCGATTCAGCGGAAAATGATTCCTGAAGATTCTTTGGGAGTTGGCTTAAATAACGTCAATATGCGTTACAAACATCTGTTAGAAAAAGAGATCAACATTCTTGACGACGAGAAAATTTTCCAAATAAAACTACCTTTTATCCATGAATATAATCATTATTGA